The genomic stretch CGGCGGCTTCGATGCGGCTCGGACGCTGATCCGCAAGCTCTATATCCCGATCCTTGAACAGGTCGACCCCCGCACGCTGGGCAAGGATGCCAAGACGCTGTTACAGGAGTACCTCCAAGGTCACAAGATTGCGTTGCCGCTGTACACGGTGGTTGCCACCCACGGCGCGGCGCATAATCAGCAGTTCGAGGTCGAGTGCTCGATCCCGAAGCTCGAGATTCGCGTCTCCGGCAGCGGGGCATCGCGGCGCGCGGCCGAACAATCGGCGGCCAAGCTGGCCCTGGAAGAAGCGCATCGCCTGGTGCCGCAACTCGTCAAGCGCAGCCGCGCCGAGCGCACCGGCAAGACGCGCAAGCAGGCTACGCCGCCCGATCCGCAGTTGTCTCTCAGGTTGAAGGAATAATCAGGTAAATGAGCGACACCCCATTGCAGCCTCCGCAGCCAGAATCCGGCGTGCCGGAGGGGTTCCGCTGCGGCATGGT from Ralstonia pickettii encodes the following:
- the rnc gene encoding ribonuclease III — protein: MSLDALQQRLGYRFSKPELLQQALTHRSHSAMHNERLEFLGDSILNCAVADMLYGMFGKLDEGDLSRVRANLVKQQALYEIAQMLQLPDALRLGEGELKSGGFRRPSILADALEAIFGAVFLDGGFDAARTLIRKLYIPILEQVDPRTLGKDAKTLLQEYLQGHKIALPLYTVVATHGAAHNQQFEVECSIPKLEIRVSGSGASRRAAEQSAAKLALEEAHRLVPQLVKRSRAERTGKTRKQATPPDPQLSLRLKE